A region from the Ichthyobacterium seriolicida genome encodes:
- a CDS encoding PaaI family thioesterase: MNIKEQFQMVIDLGMKLPNLKIKNIDDNGNIDMLYVAKESDYRLGGYISGPVQMALADVSMYFTVLLKKGLVLDSSTVSLNCQFLEPAKVEQLRIRAHCNRAGNRLAFGNVDILSVDDDTIFSQSTVIFSIGKKVYDFDSLVEEYYKKQGINP; this comes from the coding sequence ATGAATATAAAAGAACAATTTCAAATGGTAATAGATTTAGGAATGAAATTACCAAATCTAAAAATTAAAAATATAGATGATAATGGCAACATAGATATGTTGTATGTAGCAAAAGAAAGCGATTATCGTCTTGGTGGATATATATCAGGGCCCGTACAAATGGCTTTAGCCGATGTTTCTATGTACTTTACAGTTTTACTAAAAAAAGGTTTAGTCTTAGATAGCTCTACTGTCAGTTTGAATTGTCAATTTTTGGAACCTGCTAAGGTAGAGCAACTGAGAATAAGAGCTCATTGTAATAGAGCAGGTAATAGATTAGCTTTTGGTAATGTAGACATACTATCAGTAGATGATGACACTATATTTAGTCAATCTACCGTTATTTTTTCTATAGGTAAAAAAGTTTATGATTTTGATTCTCTAGTTGAAGAATACTACAAAAAACAAGGCATAAATCCATAG